From Hymenobacter sedentarius, a single genomic window includes:
- a CDS encoding nucleotide pyrophosphohydrolase, protein MTIEEAQKTVDTWITTTGIRYFNELTNMAILTEEVGEVARLISRQYGEQSFKESDKGRDLGDELADVLFVVICLANQTGVDLTEALTRNLAKKTQRDSQRHQDNEKLRMRNEE, encoded by the coding sequence ATGACCATCGAAGAAGCCCAAAAGACCGTCGATACCTGGATAACCACCACGGGCATCCGCTACTTCAACGAGCTCACCAACATGGCCATCCTCACCGAGGAGGTGGGCGAAGTGGCACGGCTCATCTCCCGGCAATACGGCGAGCAGTCGTTTAAAGAATCAGACAAAGGCCGGGACCTGGGCGACGAGCTGGCCGATGTACTGTTCGTGGTCATTTGCCTGGCCAACCAAACCGGCGTCGACCTGACGGAAGCCCTAACCCGCAACTTGGCCAAGAAGACCCAGCGCGACTCCCAGCGGCATCAGGATAATGAAAAATTAAGAATGAGGAATGAGGA
- the dtd gene encoding D-aminoacyl-tRNA deacylase, whose translation MRLVIQRVREAQVTVEGQITGQIGPGLMVLAGFAPTDNTASLTWMCRKLVQLRIFGDENGQMNRSVVDTDGQILVVSQFTLLADARKGNRPSYIGAAPPPIAEPLYQQFVAMVAAELGKPVPTGIFGADMQVSLLNDGPVTIVLDSPA comes from the coding sequence ATGCGTCTTGTTATTCAGCGCGTTCGCGAAGCCCAGGTTACCGTCGAAGGCCAGATTACCGGCCAAATTGGCCCCGGGCTGATGGTCCTGGCCGGCTTCGCTCCTACCGATAATACGGCTTCCCTTACCTGGATGTGCCGCAAGCTGGTGCAGCTGCGCATTTTTGGCGACGAAAACGGGCAGATGAACCGCAGCGTGGTCGACACCGACGGCCAGATTCTGGTGGTGAGCCAGTTTACGCTGCTGGCCGATGCGCGCAAGGGCAACCGCCCCAGCTACATTGGCGCCGCACCGCCCCCCATCGCCGAGCCGCTGTACCAGCAATTTGTGGCTATGGTAGCGGCTGAATTGGGCAAACCCGTGCCCACCGGCATCTTCGGGGCCGATATGCAGGTGAGCCTGCTTAATGATGGCCCCGTGACCATTGTGCTGGATTCCCCGGCTTAA